A window of the Lactuca sativa cultivar Salinas chromosome 5, Lsat_Salinas_v11, whole genome shotgun sequence genome harbors these coding sequences:
- the LOC111897498 gene encoding 2-methyl-6-phytyl-1,4-hydroquinone methyltransferase, chloroplastic encodes MASSMLYGGQHLTLTPKGLGFNGSDLHGKNLLKMNLVGRNCNFRSKTLVVPKCSVSVPRPASQPRFIQHKKEAFWFYRFLSIVYDHVINPGHWTEDMRDDALEPADLNSRDSIVVDVGGGTGFTTLGIVKHVDAKNVTILDQSPHQLAKAKEKEPLKECKIIEGDAEDLPFKTDYADRYVSAGSIEYWPDPQRGIKEAYRVLKMGGKACLIGPVYPTFWLSRFFADMWMLFPKEEEYMEWFEKAGFKDVEIKRIGPKWYRGVRRHGLIMGCSVTGVKPTSGDSPLQLGPKVEDIETPVNPFVFLLRFLLGASAGVYYVLVPVYMWIKDQIVPKGQPI; translated from the exons ATGGCTTCGTCGATGCTCTATGGAGGTCAGCATCTTACATTAACCCCAAAAGGGTTAGGGTTTAATGGGTCAGATTTGCATGGTAAGAATTTGCTGAAGATGAATTTGGTTGGTAGAAATTGTAATTTTCGATCTAAAACGCTAGTTGTACCCAAATGCAGCGTGTCTGTACCAAGGCCAGCTTCACAGCCTAGGTTCATACAGCATAAAAAAGAGGCATTTTGGTTTTATAGGTTTCTGTCAATCGTTTACGATCATGTGATAAACCCTGGTCATTGGACTGAAGATATGCGAGACGATGCACTCGAACCAGCTGATCTTAATAGCCGCGATTCAATAGTGGTGGATGTTGGTGGAGGCACTGGGTTCACTACTTTAGGTATTGTAAAACATGTCGATGCTAAAAATGTTACCATTTTGGATCAATCGCCTCATCAGCTTGCAAAAGCTAAAGAGAAGGAGCCTTTGAAGGAATGCAAGATCATTGAAGGAGATGCTGAAGATCTTCCTTTCAAAACTGATTATGCCGATAGATATGTGTCAGCCGGAAG CATTGAGTACTGGCCGGACCCACAACGAGGCATCAAAgaagcatacagggttttgaagATGGGAGGGAAGGCTTGTTTAATCGGTCCTGTTTATCCGACATTTTGGTTGTCTCGTTTCTTTGCAGACATGTGGATGCTCTTTCCTAAAGAGGAAGAGTACATGGAGTGGTTTGAAAAGGCAGGATTCAAAGATGTTGAGATTAAAAGGATTGGCCCAAAATGGTATCGCGGGGTCCGCCGACATGGTCTCATCATGGGATGCTCTGTGACAGGTGTCAAACCCACGTCAGGGGACTCTCCTTTGCAG CTTGGTCCAAAGGTAGAGGACATAGAGACGCCTGTAAATCCATTTGTGTTCCTTTTACGTTTCCTTCTTGGGGCATCAGCTGGAGTGTACTATGTTTTGGTTCCTGTTTACATGTGGATCAAGGACCAGATTGTGCCAAAAGGTCAACCAATATAA